The genomic window TATAAAGGCGGGAGCTATGCATGAAAGCAAATCCTAGGCCTAGGGTTTTATatatttgcttaaattttaattatatttatatttatttgcatatattcCACTCTAAATTCTTTCATATCAATCAAAACCACAAATACTATTAATATTGgaattttaatttctgaaaatATGACTTAAAGCTTGTATCAATGACATAATTCCATGCTGCATTAGGTTTTTCTGTTTGCTTGCTCCTTGACCTTGAACAAGTCATGTACTATTGGATCATAGCTAGAGTTTGATGAGAAATAAATAGAAAAGCAACAAAGTCATTTTTTATTAGGTCAATATTTATTATGAGCAGAAAGTGTTTGATGAATATATGCTCACTATGCAAACATTTATTGTTGGAGTAGCAGACTAATGAACAATTGCAGCATAATCGTCAGAATTGCTTGTGTGATTAAACAGAAACAGGCGTTGTTGGCTCCCACTCATATCTAGCTATATAACTCCATGCAATGTAAGTTGGTTCTTTAACTATACACCAAAATTCTAATAGCATCCAATATTCAGAATAAGGTAGGCAGGAAAATGGAGGCAAAGGAGGGATATATTCATGTCGAGAAAGAAAAATGAGTGAATATATGCAGATACCAAGCTCTATTAGATACGCTGCTAAGGTCAATGGCATAGTGCCAAAAAGAATAAACGCATGCATGTGAACTTGAAAAAGAAGTAGAAAACAGACAAAAACGAGTCGTGATTCACGAGGGATATAACACCATCAATTTTGTATCCAGGAAATAGTTTGATACTTTTTCTAGTTTGGAGCCCCACATGGGTGGACAAGAGGGATCGACCAGGATTTACTTTACTCGGCTAGAAATTTCCCCCTTACTGAATTCACATATATTGTCATTTCCTCATCTGACTCTTTTGAAGTCTCCCCGTTCACTCTTTCATATCCTCAAAGTAACTCCACGAAGGGGCCCAGTTCCTCCATATATGGAGTTAATAATTCTAGGGTACATCTTTACTAGTATATATGATAAATATGGGGCTCAAAGTCCATATTACTTGTCTAAACgcatttaattttcaaaacaggGTCATGCGCCATATAAATGACACCTCATTAGCTTAGTGTTTGGTGCTATTCGAGTActtgaagagaagaaaagagaagagaagcTGAAAGGAAGATGGTGAGGGCTCCTTTCTATGACAAAAATGGAATGAAGAAAGGTGCATGGAGTCCGGAAGAAGATCATAAACTACGTTCTTATATAGAAAAATTTGGTCATTGGAACTGGCGTGAACTACCCAAGTATGCTGGTAAATATATACTTTTCCACTTCATTACTCAAATATCTACAATGCACTCCCATCCCCATGATTTTATGGAGAAAGCTATGGAGTTTTAACCTAATCTTTTCTAGATTTCATTCATATTAACTTGTTTTTCACCTCAATTATGAAATCAAAGGTTTATGGTTGGATTTTGGAGATTGTTTTTTTTCCCtcaattttcttttccttgttttgtttttttctggTTTTAATTTGTTTCTTGTCTTTTGACTAAAATTGCATTGATTTGCTTTCGCCAAATTTGCAAATTTATTTGGCTGGCTAATGTGTTTGGTTTTAATTTGCTCATAATATCATCTAATTTGGCTAAATATTCATCAGGTCTTGAAAGGTGCGGAAAGAGTTGCAGATTAAGGTGGATGAATTACCTGCGGCCTGATGTAAAGCATGGAAACTACACCGAAGAAGAAGATGCTTTGATCATGAAATTACACCAAGAATACGGAAATAGGTTAGATCCAGTTTTAGCATCTAGCTGGTTATGCTAACTTAGATACAATCTTTTTTCAAGAGAGAGAGCGAGAATCTTATCCCTATCCACCTCGTatgttaaaaaaagaagaaaatttatcaACTAAGACCCTAAGTGATTTAGAATTCAAAATTATAGCTATAGTTTGTGTTAATTGATGGATAATCTAGATTACTAGAATTCTAAAATCATTTAATCTTTTAAGATTTAATAAATTATAGCCACAAacttattttaatctttaaaatcttttttaacaattttcatatataatttaaaaattaatttggataaaaaaaaagtttaagcccAAAACATGAGAACAATTGCTCATACGAAAACAATTATCAGGCTGaatttaaacccaaaaatttCAAATACCTATGCGAAATTTGATTTAACCAAGGTGGTATTTTTTTCCTAAAGAATAATTTAGTGGAGCCTTATGCAAGCATGCAATCGTCATATTGCTggtataagaaaattaaaaaaagcatGAATATGTACAGATGGTCGATGATCGCTGCACGTTTGCCAGGAAGAAcagataatgaaataaaaaaccaTTGGCACGCTCGTCTGAAGACTCGTGCGAAGCGAAATCAAACATCATCTACAGATTCCCAAAGTGAGTCCGCCCATAGTTGGGAAGGTGAAGGTGAAAGCATGGTTTTTGATACTCCCCCCAACATGATATTAGAGAGTTCACGCTTGTCTCCAACAACATCATCCTCTACTGAATTCTCCTCCTTCAGCCCTCCCCCAATTGACAGTGGATATACATCCAACTTAAATCTCAGTGGCGTTGCTGTAGAACCTCCTTCTTATTCTTCTACAGAAATATATGAAGATCAAAGAGGCGGAGGAGATTTCTGGAGTGAACCCTTTGTAGCAGACAACGTCTACAATCAAGATGGTTATCCATCATCATCCTTGGGAAGGGGTGGGTTTGATATGCCCTTGCCTTACGATCACTTTTATGATGATGATTCCCCGGATTTGCTTTTATATCAAATGATGCAAGGATGGGTATAATTTTTAGGCTTAGACTTTGCTTTATGGTATGCCACCATCAACTGCATTGTAAGTTAAATGAATAACTAAATTATGTTAGCAATTAATGTTAACACCCATGCTTCTTCCATGTAATAATCATAAAATGAACTGAGATAGTGGATTCATCATGCTGCTTTTCATGTGAGTTTCCAGTTTTTAGGTTCAACAATTATAAAACTAATTACTACgactcttttattattattttcaattaatttcttaattttaaggTACATCCATGGGTGAAAAATAATTACTTTAAATTTAATTGAGCCACAAGTCAAATAgatataatttatcaaatattgaAAGAGAGACTACAATTGCTCTGCTTCTAATTGAAACCAATATGCTTTAGGGCTAGTTTAACATTATTTTTGAGAAACGCTTTAAAAaagtgattttgagaagtatttttgaaaattttagtttaaaattagagtccgtttgtttacatgtaaaaagttttacgaaaaatattttctatatttttctgtGTTTTGTGTTTGTTTCACAAGTCAACATAAAATGGCTTACAGGTCAAccgaaaataagccatttttcaGTAAAATGACTTATAGGTCAACAGAAAATAAGCTCTCTTTTTTTAGTAAAATGACTTGTCATTTTGAAAAGCGTAACTCATTTTTCGGAAAAGAACTcctttataagtaattttatttttataaaaaaattaacttaaatcaagcttaatattattatattgataataaatttattttaatttttaaaaatatttaaaaatattaaaatattaatataaaatattatatttttgaatattattaaacttacatatttaatcatttatatttagtcatataataaattatattaattatattcataatttattatataattaatataattaattattttaataaattatttaatatttcaattttaatttaataataaattttaaaaataa from Gossypium hirsutum isolate 1008001.06 chromosome D12, Gossypium_hirsutum_v2.1, whole genome shotgun sequence includes these protein-coding regions:
- the LOC107946142 gene encoding transcription factor MYB10; translated protein: MVRAPFYDKNGMKKGAWSPEEDHKLRSYIEKFGHWNWRELPKYAGLERCGKSCRLRWMNYLRPDVKHGNYTEEEDALIMKLHQEYGNRWSMIAARLPGRTDNEIKNHWHARLKTRAKRNQTSSTDSQSESAHSWEGEGESMVFDTPPNMILESSRLSPTTSSSTEFSSFSPPPIDSGYTSNLNLSGVAVEPPSYSSTEIYEDQRGGGDFWSEPFVADNVYNQDGYPSSSLGRGGFDMPLPYDHFYDDDSPDLLLYQMMQGWV